The following nucleotide sequence is from Erythrobacter aurantius.
CCGCATCGCCGGCGCGCGCTTCGAACCGGCTGTCGCGCGAATTGTCGCGATTGTCGCCCATCACGAACATGTGACCTTCGGGAATGATCCTGGGCCGGATGTTGTCGGCGGGCGTGTTGCCGAAATCGAGCACTTCGTAGCTCGCGCCGCCCGGCAAAGTCTCGCGGAAACGGCGATAGCTGCACACCGGCTCCCCCGCCGCGTTCACCGTCTCGTTCCCGCCCCAGTTGCACGAGGTGTTGACCGAAAGCGGGATCTGGAAATCGCCAAGCGGTTCGCGCGGCACGGGCTCGCCATTGAGCACGATCTGCCCGTCAACCATTGCGACGGTGTCACCCGGCAGTCCGATGACCCGCTTGATGTAATCGGTCTTGTCCACCGGATGCTTGAAGATCACAGTGTCTCCGCGCTCCGGCTGGCTGGCGAGAATGCGGCCAGGAATGAGCGGGGCGTCGAACGGCAGCGAATTGCTGGAATAGCCATAGGGCCACTTGGCTGCGAGCAGGTAATCCCCGTTCCACAGCCGGGGCAGCATGCTTTCCGACGGGATCGAAAACGGCGAGAATACGAAGCTGCGGAACAGCAGCACCGCGATCAACAGCTTTGCGAGGAACCACAGGAAGCTGAGCAGGCTTTCCGGCTTCTGTTCCGGAGCCAAATCCGTGGAAGCAGCGGGCATGCCGGCAGATTGGGTCTTAACATCCATCACCAGTCCCCTTACGCGCCCAGTTAGCCTTGGCAAAGAGGGTTTGCTTGATGACCGATACCGCGAAGACCGACGCCCTTTGGGAGCAATTGCGGGCATTGCCTCGCCCCAGCCTCGGCGAATTGTTCGCCGATGATGCGGACCGGGTGAGCAAGCTCAGCCAAAGGCTCGAATTCGATCTGGGCGAACTTGGCCCGGTGGGCATGCTGCTCGACTGGTCGAAAACCCATCTGGATGACGGGGTGATCGACGCATTCGAGGCGCTGGCCGACGCGAGCGGTTTCGATGCGGCGCGAGACGCGCTTTTCAGTGGCGGGATCGTCAACCCGACCGAAGGACGCCCCGCGACCCACGGAGCCATGCGCGGTAGCGGAACCGATGCGCAGGTCGAAGAGGCCGAGGCGCTGCTGGCGCGCATGGGCATGCTGGTGGAGGCGATTCACGATGGCGCTCTGGGTGAGGTGAAGCACCTGATCCATATCGGTATCGGCGGATCGGCGCTTGGCCCTGATCTGGCGGTGGATGCGCTGACGCGTGATCTGAAGCTTGTGGATGTGCACGTTGTCTCGAACATCGACGGGCTGGCGCTCGAACAGGCCTTTGCCGCTTGCGATCCGGCGACAACCCTGATCGCGGTCGCGTCCAAGACCTTCACCACGATCGAAACGATGACCAACGCCGCCAGCGCGCTGAAATGGCTGGCTGACAACGGCGTGTCTGATCCCGGTGGCCGGGTGATCGCGCTGACGGCCAACCCTGAAGGCGCGGTCGAATGGGGCGTGGACGAAACCCGCGTGCTGCCTTTCCCCGAAAGCGTGGGCGGGCGCTATTCGCTGTGGTCGAGCATTGGTTTCCCCGTGGCTCTGGCTATCGGGATGGAGGAATTCGGCGCCATGCTGGCCGGGGCGCAGGCGATGGACACGCATTTCCGCGAGGCACAAGGCCGCGCCAACGGCCCGCTGCTAGCCGCCTTTGGCGACCTCTATTATGCCCGTGTGCGCGAATGCCAGACGCGCGCGGTGTTCGCCTATGACGAACGGCTCGCACTGCTGCCCGATTATCTCCAGCAGCTTGAGATGGAATCGAACGGCAAGAGCGTAACTAGCGCGGGCAAGCCGGTCAGCCAGCCGACCGCGCCGATCACCTGGGGCGGCGTTGGGACGGACGCGCAGCACGCGGTGTTCCAGTGGCTGCATCAGGGCACGCACCTGATCCCGGTCGATTTCATCGCCAGCATCGCACCCGGTGACGAGTTGGACCCCGCGCATCACAAGGCCTTGCTCGCCAATTGCTTTGCGCAAGGGGCCGCATTGATGGCGGGCGGCAATATGTCGGCTGACGGGAAAGACCCCGCGCGTGCCTTTGCCGGGGATCGCCCATCCGCGATGATCCTGCTCGACGATTGCGATGCTGCAACGTTTGGCGCGCTCATCGCCTTTCACGAGCACCGGACCTTTGCCAATGCCGTGCTGATGGGTATCAATCCGTTCGACCAGTTCGGGGTGGAGTTGGGCAAGAAAATGGCCAAGGCGATCGACAGCGGCGAAGGCGAATTCGACCCCAGCACGGCAGCACTGATGAAGGCCGCGGGCCTTTCAGCCTGAGCGGATCACGATAAAATCGTCTGATGTGACGGGGTCGGGAGTGGCGATCCTGCGGCCTGTTGCATGTGCGCAACGCCGGAATCGGCGGGTGTTACATTGTTGACATGGTGAGGCATCTTATTCCGGGCGAGCGCCATAAAGATTTTACCACGTGAATGATTATGTCGAGTAGACAGGAGTAAGCGCATTCTTGTTGCAACTGCTCACTGCTCCAGAGTCACATTTGCACTTTTGGAGAATCCGCGTAGTTTGTCCCTGTCGCAACCGCCCCTTAACCATCTCCCCACGAGGTCCATCTGATGAACCGCCTTGCCATGCTCCCCGCAGCAGTCCTTGCTCTTGCGCTTTCTCCAGCCGCGCTGGCCAAGGATGACGCCGGTGAGATGGTGCAGCATTCGGCCTCTGGCGAAGCCACGGGTGAGGCGCCGGTCAGGCTGGTTTCGTGGGATGGCGATTTCGAACTGATGAAGACATCGCGCCGCATGCGCGTGTGGCGTTCGCATCTCGCGTATCGGCTGACAGTGGATGCAGAAGGCAACGTGACAGGTTGTGAACTGACCGAGAGTTTTCGCCTGAAGCACGTGACGGATTCGCTCTGCGATGTCTTGTCCGAACATCATCATTTCGAACCCGCACAAAACGCTGCGGGGGAGCCGGTCGAGGGCAGCTATTCCTCGCGTATCGCCTATGCCGACGTGCGCGATCGGCTTGAATAGGCTGCTGCGCCAGCATTGCTGCGCTGCAATATAACTTGACACACGGCGGGGTCGCGCCCATTTGCTCACCAACACGTGATGCAACCTGCCAGCGTGAAGCGGCGGCATAAACTCCGCCCCGGCAGCGTCACGATCCAATCCCTACAGCTTCCCTATTCACGCGGGCGGTTCTCGAAACCCCGCGCTTCGCACGCCCCATTTGCGCGTGCGCACCGCATTTATTGCGAGTATTCATGACACAGTTTTCAGACCTCGGGCTGTCGCAGCCCGTTCTCCAGG
It contains:
- the lepB gene encoding signal peptidase I encodes the protein MDVKTQSAGMPAASTDLAPEQKPESLLSFLWFLAKLLIAVLLFRSFVFSPFSIPSESMLPRLWNGDYLLAAKWPYGYSSNSLPFDAPLIPGRILASQPERGDTVIFKHPVDKTDYIKRVIGLPGDTVAMVDGQIVLNGEPVPREPLGDFQIPLSVNTSCNWGGNETVNAAGEPVCSYRRFRETLPGGASYEVLDFGNTPADNIRPRIIPEGHMFVMGDNRDNSRDSRFEARAGDAVGIVPQEMLVGKASVIMWSTDGSAEWIKPWTWFTAARWNRIGSQL
- the pgi gene encoding glucose-6-phosphate isomerase, whose amino-acid sequence is MTDTAKTDALWEQLRALPRPSLGELFADDADRVSKLSQRLEFDLGELGPVGMLLDWSKTHLDDGVIDAFEALADASGFDAARDALFSGGIVNPTEGRPATHGAMRGSGTDAQVEEAEALLARMGMLVEAIHDGALGEVKHLIHIGIGGSALGPDLAVDALTRDLKLVDVHVVSNIDGLALEQAFAACDPATTLIAVASKTFTTIETMTNAASALKWLADNGVSDPGGRVIALTANPEGAVEWGVDETRVLPFPESVGGRYSLWSSIGFPVALAIGMEEFGAMLAGAQAMDTHFREAQGRANGPLLAAFGDLYYARVRECQTRAVFAYDERLALLPDYLQQLEMESNGKSVTSAGKPVSQPTAPITWGGVGTDAQHAVFQWLHQGTHLIPVDFIASIAPGDELDPAHHKALLANCFAQGAALMAGGNMSADGKDPARAFAGDRPSAMILLDDCDAATFGALIAFHEHRTFANAVLMGINPFDQFGVELGKKMAKAIDSGEGEFDPSTAALMKAAGLSA